The Salvia miltiorrhiza cultivar Shanhuang (shh) chromosome 1, IMPLAD_Smil_shh, whole genome shotgun sequence genome has a window encoding:
- the LOC131021260 gene encoding probable calcium-binding protein CML48 isoform X1: MSASGNKPSAPPAPDPDEPRVAYPYRPSPPDAPIAYTHTHTHTHSGSFGSGSPPQGYGYYQSPPTNAYSSFPPGTHPDVIRSFQMVDRNQNGYIEEKELQEALAWNYQRFSPSTLRLLIFLFRNPRESSSIIGPKEFADIWSCLGQWRAIFERFDRDRSGKIDAMELRDALYSLGYAVPPSVLQVLISRYDDGSRRPVELSFDSFIEGGMIVKGLTEKFKEKDTRYTGSATLTYETFMSMILPFLVAD; this comes from the exons ATGTCCGCCTCCGGCAACAAACCATCAGCCCCACCCGCACCCGACCCGGACGAGCCCCGGGTCGCCTACCCGTATCGGCCGTCCCCGCCCGATGCTCCGATCGCCTacacccacacccacacccacacccacaGCGGCTCCTTCGGGTCGGGTTCGCCTCCTCAAGGCTACGGGTATTACCAGTCTCCGCCGACGAACGCGTACAGCTCGTTCCCCCCGGGCACCCACCCGGATGTGATCCGGAGCTTCCAGATGGTGGATAGGAACCAAAACGGTTACATTGAGGAGAAGGAGCTCCAAGAAGCGCTCGCTTGGAATTACCAGAGATTCAGCCCTAGCACTCTGCGTTTGCTTATTTTTCTCTTCAGGAATCCCCGAGAATCTTCTTCTATAATCG GACCGAAAGAGTTTGCAGATATTTGGAGTTGCCTTGGCCAATGGCGG GCAATTTTTGAAAGATTTGATCGAGATAGGAGTGGGAAAATCGATGCTATGGAATTGAGGGATGCCCTATATAGTCTTGGATATGCAGTACCACCTTCTGTTCTGCAAGTCTTGATTTCCAGATACGATGATGGCAGCAGGCGCCCGGTAGAGCTAAGTTTCGACAGCTTTATTGA AGGTGGGATGATTGTAAAG GGTTTGACAGAGAAATTCAAGGAGAAAGACACGCGTTACACGGGATCAGCGACGCTAACTTACGAGACGTTCATGTCCATGATCCTCCCTTTCCTCGTTGCAGATTAG
- the LOC131021260 gene encoding probable calcium-binding protein CML48 isoform X2, which produces MSASGNKPSAPPAPDPDEPRVAYPYRPSPPDAPIAYTHTHTHTHSGSFGSGSPPQGYGYYQSPPTNAYSSFPPGTHPDVIRSFQMVDRNQNGYIEEKELQEALAWNYQRFSPSTLRLLIFLFRNPRESSSIIGPKEFADIWSCLGQWRAIFERFDRDRSGKIDAMELRDALYSLGYAVPPSVLQVLISRYDDGSRRPVELSFDSFIEV; this is translated from the exons ATGTCCGCCTCCGGCAACAAACCATCAGCCCCACCCGCACCCGACCCGGACGAGCCCCGGGTCGCCTACCCGTATCGGCCGTCCCCGCCCGATGCTCCGATCGCCTacacccacacccacacccacacccacaGCGGCTCCTTCGGGTCGGGTTCGCCTCCTCAAGGCTACGGGTATTACCAGTCTCCGCCGACGAACGCGTACAGCTCGTTCCCCCCGGGCACCCACCCGGATGTGATCCGGAGCTTCCAGATGGTGGATAGGAACCAAAACGGTTACATTGAGGAGAAGGAGCTCCAAGAAGCGCTCGCTTGGAATTACCAGAGATTCAGCCCTAGCACTCTGCGTTTGCTTATTTTTCTCTTCAGGAATCCCCGAGAATCTTCTTCTATAATCG GACCGAAAGAGTTTGCAGATATTTGGAGTTGCCTTGGCCAATGGCGG GCAATTTTTGAAAGATTTGATCGAGATAGGAGTGGGAAAATCGATGCTATGGAATTGAGGGATGCCCTATATAGTCTTGGATATGCAGTACCACCTTCTGTTCTGCAAGTCTTGATTTCCAGATACGATGATGGCAGCAGGCGCCCGGTAGAGCTAAGTTTCGACAGCTTTATTGA GGTTTGA